The Acidobacteriota bacterium genome includes a window with the following:
- a CDS encoding permease prefix domain 1-containing protein, which produces MTTFADRPLEEQIAQWRAYVRRRQALHGPDVEELEGHLRDQLVALTEAGLAGDEAFLVAVKRMGSLDALSREFARAHSERLWKQLVIAPDAADESANTAHAETLVVLSLAVAAALAIKVPALFGLRLGGGDDPFYARNASLFVFPLLATYFVWKRGSSVASGLWLALPFAAGAVFANVFPFRPGSNTEVLAILHLPIALWMAIGFAYVRGRWFDDGGRMNFVRFSGELAIYYVLIALGGGVLTGFTVMMFKAIGMNPEWFIGGWLIPCGAMGAVIIGSWLVEAKQGVIENMAPVLTKLFTPLFTVLLLVFLATMAWTGSPINVKREVLIGFDLLLAVVVGLVLYAASARDPQAPPDLFDGLQLLLVVSALVVDGVALAAIAARISEFGFTPNRVAALGENLILLVNLAWSAWLYACFLRHRGSFAVLERWQIAYLPVYAGWAALVVVMFPPVFGYR; this is translated from the coding sequence ATGACGACCTTCGCCGATCGACCGCTCGAGGAGCAAATCGCGCAGTGGCGGGCGTACGTACGCCGCCGGCAGGCCCTTCACGGTCCCGACGTAGAGGAGCTCGAGGGACATCTGCGCGACCAGCTGGTGGCGCTCACCGAGGCCGGCCTGGCAGGGGATGAAGCTTTCTTAGTTGCGGTCAAGCGCATGGGCAGCCTCGATGCGCTGTCACGCGAGTTTGCACGCGCGCACTCCGAGCGGCTGTGGAAGCAGCTGGTCATTGCCCCCGACGCTGCCGATGAGTCGGCGAACACCGCACACGCCGAGACGCTCGTCGTCCTGAGCCTTGCCGTCGCTGCGGCGTTGGCCATCAAGGTACCGGCGCTGTTCGGTCTTCGGCTCGGCGGCGGCGACGATCCGTTCTACGCCCGGAACGCCAGCCTGTTCGTGTTCCCACTGCTCGCGACCTATTTCGTGTGGAAGCGTGGTTCAAGCGTTGCAAGCGGCCTCTGGCTCGCGCTGCCCTTCGCGGCCGGGGCTGTTTTCGCCAACGTCTTCCCCTTCCGCCCGGGCAGCAACACTGAGGTGCTGGCCATTCTGCACCTGCCAATCGCCCTTTGGATGGCCATCGGCTTCGCGTATGTCCGAGGCCGCTGGTTCGACGATGGTGGGCGCATGAACTTCGTCCGGTTCTCGGGCGAGTTGGCGATCTACTACGTGCTCATCGCGCTCGGCGGCGGCGTCCTCACCGGCTTTACGGTGATGATGTTCAAGGCCATCGGGATGAACCCTGAGTGGTTCATAGGGGGCTGGTTGATCCCGTGCGGGGCGATGGGGGCCGTCATCATCGGATCCTGGCTCGTGGAGGCGAAGCAAGGTGTCATCGAGAACATGGCACCGGTGCTGACCAAGCTGTTCACGCCGCTGTTCACAGTGCTGCTACTGGTGTTTCTGGCCACGATGGCGTGGACAGGCAGCCCCATCAACGTGAAGCGGGAGGTGCTGATCGGCTTCGATTTGCTGCTCGCGGTCGTCGTCGGGTTGGTGCTCTACGCTGCCTCCGCGCGCGACCCGCAGGCACCGCCCGACTTGTTCGACGGCCTGCAACTGCTGCTCGTGGTCAGCGCGCTCGTGGTCGATGGGGTGGCGCTCGCGGCGATCGCAGCCCGCATCTCCGAGTTTGGCTTCACTCCCAACCGAGTGGCGGCTCTGGGCGAGAATCTCATTCTGCTCGTCAACCTGGCGTGGTCGGCGTGGCTCTATGCGTGCTTCCTGCGTCACCGGGGCTCGTTTGCCGTCCTCGAGCGATGGCAGATCGCCTATCTGCCCGTGTACGCCGGATGGGCGGCACTGGTGGTTGTCATGTTCCCGCCCGTGTTCGGCTACCGTTGA
- a CDS encoding helix-turn-helix transcriptional regulator, translated as MDMSKDLVAASATPLVLAILAEGDSYGYAIIKRVTELSGGHLQWTDGMLYPVLHRLERQGHVAAKWSASENGRRRKYYRITRQGRAQLAAQRQQWQAVDGTLRGIWMEACTA; from the coding sequence ATGGACATGAGTAAGGACCTGGTCGCTGCTTCCGCCACGCCGCTCGTGCTCGCCATCCTTGCCGAAGGCGACAGTTACGGCTACGCCATCATCAAGCGAGTGACCGAGTTGTCAGGCGGGCACCTGCAGTGGACCGACGGCATGCTCTATCCCGTGCTGCACCGGCTTGAGCGCCAAGGCCATGTCGCGGCGAAGTGGTCCGCGTCCGAGAACGGCCGCAGGCGTAAGTACTATCGGATCACTAGACAGGGCCGGGCGCAACTCGCAGCCCAGCGGCAGCAATGGCAGGCCGTGGACGGTACCCTGCGGGGTATCTGGATGGAGGCGTGCACGGCATGA